One region of Agelaius phoeniceus isolate bAgePho1 chromosome 12, bAgePho1.hap1, whole genome shotgun sequence genomic DNA includes:
- the ST3GAL2 gene encoding CMP-N-acetylneuraminate-beta-galactosamide-alpha-2,3-sialyltransferase 2: MKCSLRFCFLSTAFLLVFVMSLLFTYSHHSIAYLDPGGLGGIHRVKLVPGYAGMQRLSKGGPYPRGCSCRRCPAEEPGATDWFDGRYDGTVSPVWTKENMDLPPDVQRWWMMLQPQFKSHNTHEVLSKLFQIVPGEDPYRSRDPRRCRRCAVVGNSGNLRGSGYGPEIDGHDFVMRMNQAPTVGFEGDVGGRTTHHFMYPESAKNLPANVSFVLVPFKTLDLLWIASALSTGQIRFTYAPVKPFLRVDKEKVQIYNPAFFKYIHDRWTEHHGRYPSTGMLVLFFALHVCDEVNVFGFGADSRGNWHHYWENNRYAGEFRKTGVHDADFEAHIIDMLAKTSKIEVYRGN; the protein is encoded by the exons ATGAAGTGCTCGTTGCGCTTCTGCTTCCTCTCGACCGCCTTCTTGCTCGTCTTCGTCATGTCCCTCCTCTTCACCTACTCCCACCACAGCATCGCCTACCTGGATCCCGGCGGGCTGGGCGGCATCCACCGGGTGAAGCTGGTGCCCGGCTATGCCGGGATGCAGCGGCTCAGCAAAGGGGGGCCGTACcctcggggctgctcctgccgcCGCTGCCCGGCCGAGGAGCCCGGAGCCACCGACTGGTTTGATGGGCGCTATGACGGCAccgtgtccccagtgtggaCCAAGGAGAACATGGACCTACCGCCCGATGTCCAGAGGTGGTGGATG ATGCTGCAGCCCCAGTTCAAGTCCCACAACACCCACGAGGTCCTGAGCAAGCTCTTCCAGATCGTGCCGGGCGAGGATCCGTACCGCTCCCGTGACCcacgccgctgccgccgctgcgcCGTGGTTGGCAACTCCGGCAACCTGCGTGGCTCCGGCTACGGCCCCGAAATCGATGGGCACGACTTCGTGATGCG GATGAACCAGGCCCCCACGGTGGGCTTTGAGGGTGATGTGGGTGGTCGGACCACACACCACTTCATGTATCCCGAGAGTGCCAAGAACCTGCCCGCCAATGTCAGCTTTGTGCTCGTGCCCTTCAAAACCCTGGACCTGCTCTGGATCGCCAGTGCCCTCTCCACTGGCCAGATCAGGTT CACGTACGCACCTGTGAAGCCTTTTCTGCGTGTGGACAAAGAAAAG GTGCAGATTTACAATCCTGCCTTCTTCAAGTACATCCACGACCGCTGGACGGAACACCATGGGCGCTACCCCTCCACTGGCATGCTGGTGCTCTTCTTTGCCCTCCATGTCTGCGATGAG GTGAACGTCTTTGGGTTCGGTGCTGACAGCCGGGGGAACTGGCACCACTACTGGGAGAACAACCGCTACGCCGGGGAGTTCCGGAAGACAGGGGTGCACGACGCTGACTTCGAGGCACACATCATCGACATGCTGGCCAAAACCAGCAAGATCGAGGTTTACCGGGGAAACTGA